CAACAGGGAGCCCAAAACAATCCCAACATCCTCTACGCTATGGTGGTCATCAATATGTGTATCACCCTTACATGTAATGTTTATATCAATTAGTGAATGCTTTGAAAAGCTCTCTAGCATGTGATCTAAAAAACCGACACCTGTGTCTATGTTACTTTTGCCATTGCCATTTAAATTTAATGAAATTGTTATATCTGTCTCTTTAGTTGTTCTTGTTTTAGCTATCATTGTAATCCTCTCTTACTATAAATGAATTTTTAAAATTCCCAAGAGATTTGTAATCCCTAGCTTCCTCTTCACTTCTAAAGCCTTTTAACCAAACTTTAAACATTCTGCCCTGCTCTGTCTGAACATCTTTTATAACGGTTGTATAGCCATTTGTATTGTTATGTTTTTGTTGAACAGCAAGTGCACCTTCGATTTTTGAAAAAGAAGCTATTTGCAGAGCAAAACCTTCTATTGACTTTTGTTTAGGAGAATCTTCCATCTCTTTTTTTGTTGGAATATTTTTTTTATTTTTATTATAAAAGCCTATTATCTCAATGGAAACAGGCGCTGTTCCAGCTCCAACCATTTCTATCTTATGTGCTGCTTTATTTGACAAATCTATAATTCTTGTTGCTATAAATGGCCCTCTGTCGTTTATTCTAACTACTGTGCTAAGTCCATTTCTTTTGTTTGTGACTTTTACTATAGTATTCATAGGTAGTGTTTTATGCGCGGCTGTCATATCGTACATGTTATAAATCTCACCGTTTGAAGTAAGTTTACCATGAAAATCTGGGCCATACCAACTTGCATTTCCACTAAACTCATCTCCAACACTTACAACTGTTGGGTAGTATCTTATACCTCTGATGACGTAAGGATTCATTGTTGGATGATTATAATCTTTTTTGTTTACTGTTGAGCTATGATCATCTGAATTCTGTGAATACGATTTAGCTTTTGTAGAGTTATTATACACCCTTTTGCCTCTTGAACTACAGCCAGAGGTAAGTATTAGTAGTAGTATTATAAAGAAAATTGAAGACTTATTCATATAGTTTTAATCTCTCTCCAGCTCTTATCATATTATCCTCTAGGTGGTTTTGAAGCTTTAAATTTTTTACACTTATTTTGTGAAACTTTGAGATAGACTCAAGTGTATCACCTTTTTTCACCATATAATAAAACTTGCTATTAATCTTTGCAACAGTAGTTTTGTTGTCAATTGGAATAATTAATTTTTGCTTTAAGTGTAATCGGCTATTTTTAAGAGAATTAAAATCCATAATAACTCTATATGAGACTCCATATTTTTTTCCTATCATGGAGAGGTTGTCTCCTCTGTCTACAATATGTACTCTATATATATTTTGAATTTTTTCTTCAAAATATTTTTGTTTAAATTCAGAAAGTTTAATATACGGAATATATATATCATATCCACTTAAATATGGAGGAGCAAAGTCATATTTAAGGTGTCTGTTCAATTTTTTCAAATCATCTATTGGAATTCCCACTAGTTTTGAGACTCTTTTTAATGACTCTCCTCTTGGAATCTTTATTGTTGATATTGAGTATGCATTTGCTCTGTTTAAAAGGTGTTCGTATTCACTA
The sequence above is drawn from the Candidatus Sulfurimonas baltica genome and encodes:
- a CDS encoding septal ring lytic transglycosylase RlpA family protein, with amino-acid sequence MNKSSIFFIILLLILTSGCSSRGKRVYNNSTKAKSYSQNSDDHSSTVNKKDYNHPTMNPYVIRGIRYYPTVVSVGDEFSGNASWYGPDFHGKLTSNGEIYNMYDMTAAHKTLPMNTIVKVTNKRNGLSTVVRINDRGPFIATRIIDLSNKAAHKIEMVGAGTAPVSIEIIGFYNKNKKNIPTKKEMEDSPKQKSIEGFALQIASFSKIEGALAVQQKHNNTNGYTTVIKDVQTEQGRMFKVWLKGFRSEEEARDYKSLGNFKNSFIVREDYNDS